One Polaribacter reichenbachii genomic window, CACATGGACAATTACAAGGTTTAGGTGCTCATTGGGAATTATGGATGCTACAACAAGGTGGTTTAAGCAATCACGAAGCTTTAAAAGCAGCCACTATAAATGGTGCAAATTATATTGGTGTTGCAGATGAAATTGGTTCTTTAGAAAAAGGAAAATTAGCAGATTTAATTATTCTAGAAAATAATCCTTTAGAAGACATTAAAAACTCGAATTCAGTAATTTACACAATGGTAAATGGACGTTTATATGATGTAGATACCATGAACGAAATTGGAAATTACGACAACAAAAGAAGCAAATTCTATTTTGAAATGGACGGATACAATCAAGGAGTTCCTTTAAATATGCATACTAATAGTTTTATGACACCTAGTTGTAGTTGTCATTAGAAATCCTAATTAAACTTGTAATATCTGAATACAATTAAAATTTAGAATGTCTTTCTGAGCTTGTCAAAGAATAAATAATAGTCTTCGACAAGCTCAAACTGACAAACGTTAACTTAATTAGTTTTTAGCAAATGATAATAAAGGCATTATATCTCCATTATCTGCGGTTCTCAATGCTATAATATATTTTTTCCTTGTTTCATCTGCTTTCACCATATTCGACTTATGCCAACTAAAAATTTCTTTAGCAAAAATGGATTCCATAATAATATCAGCCATTAGTCTTGAATGCCTTCCATTTCCATTCGGAAAACAGTGAATAGATACGATTCTATGTTTAAATCTTATTGCAATTTCATCAGGTGAAAAAGTTTTATTTTCTATCCAAAATTTAGTGTCGTCAAACAAATTTTTTAATTCAATTGCTATTAATGTCCATTTTATTCCAATATTCTTATCAGTTTTACGAAATTCACCTGCCCATTTCCAAACATCAGCATACATCTTTTTATGCAAATTTTTTATAAACTTTTCAGTTAATATATTTTCAGGTTTTGAATTTGTTTTTATAATCCATTCTACAGCTTTTTCTATATTTAATTGTTCAAATTCGTTGTGTTCTCTTTGTGTAGTAATCGATTTTATTTTAAGACCCTCTTTTTCTTCTTCATCTAAAGGAGTTTGTCCTTCATTATAATTTAAATCTAATCCCATAACGATTTGCTCATTTCCCTTTTTAATTCATCTGCCAAATCATTTATAGATTCTTCAATTTTCTTTTCACTGATCGCTTGATCTTCTAATTTCATATTTTGATTTGTTCTCAAAACAATTTTACGTGCTAACTTTTCTGCCTTTAAATTAATTAAATTTTCAATGGTACCATCTTCAGGAACAAATCCATAAATAAATTTCATATTTAAGGCCCTACCTGCATCTTTTAATTTATTTAATGTTATTTGACCTGTAGCTTCTCGTTCTTCAATTTTTTGAATTCCGCCTTTGGTCAAATTTAATTTCATTCCTAATTGTTCTCTTGTCATATTAAGAGAAGTTCTAATAGTATTAATCCAACCTTTTGAAGGAACCAAAATCTTTTCTGCTTCTTTAAAAAGGATTAATTTTTCATCCAATTGTGCTATGAGTAGTTTATTTTTGTTTCTCATTTTATAAAAAACTATACATATAAGTATATAAATTTCAATAAAAGTATACATATAAATACAAAAAAACAAATTTATTAATACATATATGTATTAATATATAAAATTAAGAATACACATAAGTATACTTTAATATAAGTTTAAGTTAGTATTTAATTAGATTCTTTTGGATAAAAAACCTGATCCAAAGCAATATCAAAGGCATTAAGATCTTCGATTTTAGAAATCGGTTTAAAGAAATTTAGACCGATTTTTTTTACATCTTTTCTACAATTGGTTAAAAAACGATCGTAAAAACCTTTTCCATAACCAATTCTATAATTTTGTATATCAGAAATTAAAAGCGGTACAAAAACCAAATCTAATGCTGTTTCTGAAACTGGTTTTGCATTTTTAGGTTCTGGAATTCCGTATTTGTTGAGTTCTATTTGAGTGTCTTTTTCAAGATAAAAATGAGTTAACGTATTGTTTGTAAAATTACTTTTAGAAACTACTATTTTTTTATTTTGATTTCTAAAATAATCAATAATAGGTTTTGTATCTATCTCTTGAAACTTTTCTAAAGTTAGAAAAATATGAATCGTATTAATGTTAGTAATATCTAAATCATAAATCTGATTGTAGATACTTTCTTGAAGTTGACGAATTTCATCCGAAGATAAATTTTGCCTTTTTTGTTTGTATATTTTTCTAAGTTCGGCTTTTTTCATCTTACAAATTCGCTAATTCCGTTTTCGCTTTTTTAGTTAAACCCTGTACAACCAAATCATAAGAATGATTGATTAATTTAAAAACCAAATCATCAGAAACATCAGCTGTATTAATTTTTATAGTATTCCAATGTTTTTTGTTCATATGAAAACCTGGGTAAATACCTTCGTAAACCGAACGTAATTCTTCTGATTTATCAGGATTACATTTTAAATTGATTTTCTGTTCTCCATTTTCCCAATGGTTTAAACCAACCAATGCAAACATTTTATTCATCACTTTAAAAACAAGCGTAACATCATCAAAAGGAAAATGTTCTGTTACGCCTTTTTTGGCCATACAAAAATCTCTTAATTGTACGATATGCATTTTAGTTTTGGTTTTAAAAAAGTATCTTTATAAAACCAAATCTACAATTAATTTTATAATGGAGAAGGAATTTTTAAAACAGACATCATTGATTAGTTATTCTGAAAATAATTATCAAAAGAATAAATATGATGCTATTTCTGATATTATTTTATCAAACAAAATACCTTCTACAGAATGGGTAAATACTTACGGACATAAATTTTCTGAGATTTTTAAGACCATTGTAAACAATAATAAATTAGATGATTTTTTGATAAAATTATTTATGGATGAAGAGCATTCTAATAAAGTTATTTTATTAGATGATTTGGTTTTTGTTTCTACACGTGTTTTAATTACAAAAAGTGAAACTTTAGAATCTGAACAAATGCTTTTTATAGTTTCTTCTAGTTATTTATGGAGTATTCAAGAAAAAGAAGGCGATTATTTTGATTGGATTCGTGAGCGTTTAGAAGCGAATAAAGGTATTGTTAGAAAGAAAAAAACGGATTATTTATTGTTTTTAATTTTAGAATCTATTGTAGACAATTACCAAGAAACGTATCAAAAAAATGCAGCGTTAAGTGCAGACAAATTAAACTCTACTCAAATAAAACCAACTCCAGAATTTACTGCTGCAGTAGAAAAAAGAAAGCAAGAATTATTTAATTTTAAAAAAGCAACTTTAAGTTTAAGAGATACTATTATTAAACTCGAAAAAATAGAAATTGATAATTTTGATATCAAATATTTTAGCGAATTAAAAGAGCAAACGAATAATTTAACTTCGAATATTGATTTTGAATTGCAAGAATTAGAAAGTAAAATAAACTTAATTTTTAGTATTCAAGGTCACAGATTAAATGAAGTCATGAAAACCTTAACTATCTTTTCTGTAATATTTATTCCGCTTACTTTTTTAGCTGGTATTTACGGAATGAATTTTGAAAACATCCCAGAATTAAAATACAAATATGGTTACTTTATTTTACTGGGAATTATGGTTCTGGTAACTGCTGCTGCTGTTTGGTATTTTAAACGTAAAAAGTGGTTTTAATTTTCCTTTTTAACAATGATTAGTTTTATCAGAAAAATTAATGAAATTATGCAAAATAAAAAAGCAACATATTTAGCAATATTAATTGCTATATAAGCCCCAAAAGCTCTACTTGAGCTACTTTTTGCTAACATTATAATTGTGTTATTTACTCTTTCTGAAAACTCCATAAACACATATATATAGAGTGAACAGAAAAACACTAACATCAGCCTAGCATTTTTTATAACTGTTTTCATCAAAAAAATAAAAAATGTTATTATTTTAAAATTTCATACAAAACAGGTTTACTTGGTGTGGCATCATTCTCAAAAGGTGCAATCATCAAATTTAATAAATACTCACCATCTTCTACATCATTTGGCACATAAATAAATTCTGTAATAGTTGCATCCATTCTAATTTCTCCAGCAGTATTCCAAAAAGCATTGTGCGATAATAGTTTACCATCATCCTTTTCTTTATCTACGGAAGGTAAATCTATTAACAAATGTTTTATGCCTTTTTCTCGCAAATAAATGGCCGCTTTTTCTGACAAATAGGTAGGATTAGTGTTCGAGTATTCCATACTTTTTTTATCTTCTAAATTGGGTAGCGTACGAATTACAATAGCATCTCGTTTTTTATTTTTTAAAGCTGTTTTTAATTGTTTTACACCAATTAAAAAATCTCCATTATGAAACAAAGGAGCAATCGTTACAACCTCTGCCAAAAAAATAAAATATTTTAAATTTTTATTTACAGAATGTACTTCTTTGGTAATATGACCTACACATTCTGTATGTGTAATGTGCGAATGTGGATTAAAATGAATACTGTTAAAGTTTACAACTGCACCATTTACAACACTAATTTCATAACCTTCTTGGGTTTCTGCAGAAATCTTTGGTCCATCTGTATACCAAGCATTTACATTTTTTTTTGATGAATCAATTGGAATTGAAATATCTATAGGATTAGAAATATCTACTATTATTTTTCTTGAGTTGTATTCTACTGTTGCTTTCATTTATGCTGAACTGATTTCAGTATTTTAAGTTATAATTATTTACTTTCTACTGGCTTCTAAATATGTTTAAAACTAGTTAAAGACAAATTTTAAATTGCTAATTTACAAATGCTTTTTTAATGCAGCATAAATAAATCAGATGCAATTCCGTCTGATAAAAACTTGCCTTTTTTTGTGGTTTTTAAAATTTGGTTTTCAAGATACAATAATTCTTGCTGTATATATTTTTTTGATTGATTTTCTAAATACTCAACAAAATGAGCACCAAAATCATTTTTTATTTTTGATAAAGAAACTCCCCAAATTGTTCTTAATCCAGTCATAATATATTCATTATATCTGTCAGTTTTAGACAAAATTTCTCTTTCTATTGGCAATTCGTTTTTATGAACTGTTTTAATATATTTCGAGTTATTTCTAACATTCCAACTACGTTGATTTCCGCTAAAAGAATGTGCTGATGGACCAATACCTAAATAAGGTTTACCCAACCAATAAGCAGAATTATTCTTACTAAAAAAGCCTTCTTTACCAAAATTTGATGTTTCATAATGTACAAAATTTGCTTTGTCTAATTCATCAATTAAGATATTAAATTGTTCTTGGGCTTTTTCATCATCTACATTTTTAATAATTCCTTTTTTAATAAAACTTGCTAAAGGCGTTTTTTCTTCGACAGTTAAAGCATAACTAGAAATATGTGGAATATTAAAAGCCAAAACAGTTGCTATATTTTCTTGCCACTGCTCATTTGTACAATCTGGAATTCCGTAAATTAAATCTACAGAAATATTGTTAAAATATTGATTTGCAATTTGCAAACATTTTTTTGCTTCATTGGCATTATGAGCTCTATTCATTAACTTTAAATCCTTTTCAAAAAAAGATTGTACACCAATACTTAATCTATTTATTGGTGATTTTGATAGCTCAATTATTTTTTCTTCGGATAAATCATCTGGATTAGCTTCTAGCGTAATCTCTGGATTTTCTACAACATTATGATTTTGATAAACAGCGTTTACCAACAATTCAATTTCTTTAGTTGATAACAAACTCGGAGTTCCACCACCAAAATAAATGGTTTCTATAATTGCATTACCTAGTTCTTCTTTTCTGATTTCAATCTCTTTAATTAAACAAGAAATTAACTCATTTTTCTTTTTTAATGAGGTAGAAAAATGAAAGTCGCAATAGTAACAAGCTTGTTTGCAAAATGGTATGTGAATGTAGATTCCTGCCAAAATAGTGTTCAGTTTTCAGTAACAGTTTACAGTTAATTTGCTCCAAACTTACTTGGGTTATTAATCATATAATTTATAAGCTTAACTACTTTTAAATTCTCTTTTGTTATAGATTTGGAAACTTCATTTTTTTTCATTGATACAACAAATATTTTTTTAAATACTACTAAAAGCTGTTACTGCTTACTTTTTTACACGCTTCTCATTCTGTTTCACAAAACTTGCCCAACCTGTATAATTCTTACCACCTACAACTTTACCAGAATTATAATAATGGCAAACTGCAGCTGCTAAACCATCTGTAGCATCTAAATTTTTTGGTAAAGTTTTTAAATTTAAAAGCGATTTTAGCATTAGAGCCACTTGTTCTTTACTTGCACTTCCATTTCCTGTAATTGCCATTTTAATTTTCTTTGGCAAATACTCTGTAATTGGTACTTCTCTAGATAAACCTGCAGCCATAGCAACACCTTGTGCTCTACCCAACTTTAACATAGATTGTACATTTTTACCAAAAAAAGGGGCTTCAATAGCAATTTCATCTGGATGATATGTATCTATTAACTCTACAGTTCTTTCAAAAATGAGTTTTAATTTTAGGTAATGGTCATCGTATTTTTTTAAGATCAATTCATTCATTTGAATAAATTCCATCTTTTTACCAACAACTTTTATAATGCCAAAACCCATTATTGTTGTTCCTGGATCGATACCTAAAATAATTTTTTCTATTGCCAAATAATTAGAATAAAGATTTTATAAGTGATTCTGCATTAAACCATAAAAACAAAGCGAGTGCTAATAATAAAATTAAAAAAAGCCCTTTTGTAGGTTTTGATTTTTTTTGTCTTCCAAATTTTCTTTTGAATTCCATTTATATGTGAATTATTTCTTATTAATTTTTAAAAGTTCTTAATACAATTTTATAATCTAAAAATGATAGAACTCTTTTATTGAATTCTATTTTTTATAAACTGCTAACTACTTTTTCGTTGCTCTTAGCATTTCTCTTTTCCCTGGAGGACCTGCTAACCTTTCTACAGTAAAACCAACAGCTTGCATTGCTCTTCTAACGCTTCCTTTTGCAGAATATGTAGTTAAGATTCCTTCTTTTTTTAATGCTTTAAACATTTTTAAGAAAATAGCCTCTGTCCATAATTCTGGTTGATTTGTTGCACCAAAAGCATCAAAATAAATAAGATCAATTTTATTTTCATCTTCTATATGCTCAAAGAATTGCTTTCTTTTTGTGAGCTTAAATGTATCAGAAATCTGATGTCTCTTATCCCAAGAAACTGAATGTATTTTATCAAATTCTGGTTGATATTCTTTTACTTTTAATTCTGAAACATAATTCAGTTTTTCAATTTCATCATCTAAAACAGGATAAGCTTCTACACCCACATAATTAACTTTTAAACTCTTTTTTTTACCTTCTAAAAAAGTAATAAAAGTATTTAAACCTGTACCAAAACCTATTTCTAAAATTGAAATTTCATCCTCTTTTTTATCAGAATTAGTAATAAAATCATCATAAAAATGCTCTAAACCTGCATTTATAAAAACGTGATACGCTTCTTGTATAGCTCCATGTTTAGAATGGTATTGTTCATTCCAATCTGGTAAATGTATGGATGTTGATCCATCAGAAGTTATTATAATTTCTCTCTTCACTATTCTTTAATCAATAGTTTTTTTATCTTAGGAATTGGGCCAATACAAGTTGTTTTATGACAAGCAATACAGCTATTAATTGTATTGTTATAGTTTATCTTTAAAGAGTCTTTTGACGACTCAAAAAGCATTTCATAATTCTTTAAATAAAAGTCAGAAAAACCTTTAAATGCTGCATTTCTATCTGTAGAATCTGTAAGTTTTGCTGTATGAATATTTAAAAATTCTTGGTTAAATTTTTCAGGAGATTTACCTTCTAAAATTAACTTTTTGTTTTCTAAATTTACGGCATACATTTTAAGCATTAAAGCAGCCATTTCTGACTGCTTGTATTCTTTATTTTCTGTAATTACTATTTTGTCTTGTTTTTTTTGAGAACAAGATAAAGTAAATAAAAACAGTAAAAAACAAAGTGAATGCTTCATTATTTTTTCATTAAAACACCATTTGCTTCAAAAGCAAATTCTTTTTTAGGTGCTGTAATTTTTGCTATTTCTTCTTCAGATTTACCAGCATCTTCTGCATAATGTTTTAATTCATCTACAGAAGTTTCTTTTAAAAATGCTTTACCTTCTACAATAACTTCTCTGTCTTTAGAATCTAAAGGCATAAAAAAACCATAATCTTTAAAACGTACCATAGTTTCAGTTTCACCAACAGGTAATTTCATCCAACATCCTTTTTTAGAACAAACCTCGTTTATTTTAGATGCAAATTTTACGTTTACAGTATCACCAACACTTAATGTATTAAATTTTGCCAGCATTTCATCCGAAGACATTGCTTTATCCGAAGTAATTTTATCACCAAAAGAATCGAAATTCATTGCTAATTTTTCTTCTTTAACTTCTGTAGTTTTTTCTTCTTTCCCATTTTTACAAGCTGTAAATACTAAAAGAAATACTGCACAGAATTTTATCAAATTTTTCATCTTATATTATTTTTACGGATTCATCACAAAAGTACTAAATTTAATAAGAAATGTGAATTTACTTATGAGTTTTGAATAAATAAATTGCGTACATTTGCTTTTACATAATCAACAAAAAATGACATCAAGTATAGAAATTCAACGTGTTAAAAGTTCGAAGATAGCTTCTGTAGATTTTGATAATTTACCTTTTGGAAGTGTATATTCTGATCATATGTTAACTTGCGATTTTGTAAATGGCAAATGGCAAGAACCTAAAATTGTGCCTTTTGCACCAATTACTTTAGATCCTTCTGCAAAGATTTTTCATTATGGACAGTCTATTTTTGAAGGTATGAAAGCCTATAAAGATACTGATGAAAATGTGATGCTTTTTAGACCTTTAGAGAACTGTAAGCGTTTAAATAAATCTGCTGAGCGTTTAGTAATTCCGCAAATTCCTGAAGATATTTTTATGGACGGATTAAAAGCGTTATTAGAAGTTGATAGTGATTGGATACCAACAAACGACGGAAGTTCTTTATACATAAGACCTTTTATGTTTGCATCTGGAACTGGTTTTCATGCATCGCCTGCAGACGCTTATAAATTTATTATTTGTTCTGCACCTTCTGGACCTTATTTTGCTGGAAAAGTAAAAGTTTTAATTGAAGAAAAATATGCACGTGCTGCAAATGGTGGCGTTGGTTATGCAAAAGCTGGAGGTAATTATGCTGCGCAATTTTACCCAACACAATTGGCAATCGATAAAGGTTACAATCAAGTAATTTGGACAGATGATAACTCGCACCAATTTATAGAAGAAGCTGGTGCTATGAATATTTTTGTAAGAATTAACGATACTTTAATTACCAGCCCAACAAGTGATAGAATTCTTGATGGAATTACACGTAAAAGTATTTTACAGATTGCAGAAGATAATGGTATAGATACCGAAATTAGAAAAATTTCTGTTGGTGAAGTTGTAGAAGCTGCTAAAGACGGAAGTTTAAAAGAAATGTTTGGTGCAGGAACTGCTGCTGTAATATCGCCAATTTCTGGTTTTGGTTACAATGATAATGATTTTGATTTACCCGAATTAGAAAACCCTTATGCTGCTCAATTAAAGAAATTAATTACAGACATACAAACGAATAAATCTGAAGACCCTTATGGTTGGAGAGTTATGCTTTAAAAAAACAAACTTTTTTTAGTTTGATTGATGGTAAATTAAACCATATAAATAAAAAAAAGCATCAATTAATTTTGATGTTTTTTTTTATTTATAAACTTAATCCTTCAATTTAAACTCCATAAAAACAGGCAAATGATCTGAAGCTTGCTCAAATTCATTTAACACTTTTCCTGAAATATATTCTATTGAGTTTTTAGTGTAAAAAATATAATCGATTCTTTTAAAAGGTGCTTTAGAATTGAAGGTGTTTTCTATTGCAGATTTGTTAAAAGCAGCATTACCAACATCTTTTAATGCAAACATTTTTTGAATAATTGCATCTTTATCTCTGGCTTCAGAATTAAAATCGCCCAATAAAATTGTAGGATATTTCTCTTTATATTGATTGAATAATTTTAAAACCTCATCAAATTGTTTAACTCTAGTACCTTTATCAAAAGCCTCTAAATGAACATTTATTAAAACTACTTCTCGTTTGTTTAAAGTAACTTTTACAATTTGCGCCAAACGCTCTAAATAAAAAGCATTTCTATGAAATGGTGCATCTGCAACTCTTTGTAAAACAAATCTCTGTTGATCTTTTAAAGGATATTTACTAATAACAGATTGTCCAGAAACTACTTTACCAAAATGCATAGAAATGGGCCAATATGGAAAAGGTAAATAACGTTTATCCCAATTAACAGCCTTTGCTCTAAAACCATACCCCAAATTGGCTATTTCTTCTTCTTGATTTATATTATAAGAACGAGAAGCATCATAATCTATTTCTTGAAAAGCAATAATATCTGGGTTTATCCTTTTTATTTCTGATAAAACTTTTTGCAAATTAGCATCAAAAAGAGACTTGGGTTTTGCAACTGGCAAATTATTTGTCATTCCGCTTAAATACCCAATATTATACGTTACAATACTAAAAACGGAATCATTTTCTGTTTGATAATCTACATTTATTTCAGTTAACTTTTCATATTCACTTTCCTTTAATGTAGATGATGAAGCCCAAAAAAAGAAAACTACACAGGCTATTATCAATAATAAAAAAAAACGAAAAATAAATTTAAAGAAACGTTTCATTAGCTTTCTGGCGTATTTTCTGGAGGAGTATCATTTCTAAAATTCTCCAAAACTTTATCTAAAGACTTTTTTATTTTTTCTTTATCTGTGTTGTATTTTGGAGACAAATTACTTTTATCTGGAAATTGCTCTATAGTAACAGTTGTAGAAGGAAAAGCAAATTCAACACCCAATTCTGCAGCTAATTTTAATATAGCCATGTGCAATCTGTGTTTAGAAGATTGTTCTGTACCCCAAGCTAAACTTTTAAAATACACATTCATCATTACTAATAAAGCAGAATCTCCAAAACCAGTAAACTCAACATTATAAGAATCAGATTTTGTTTCTGGATGTTCTTTAATAATAATACGAACTCCGTTTACAAAAGCCTCAATTAATTCTGGTGGTGTGTCATAACGCAAACCTAAATTTGTGTTGTAACGTCTATACAAACGTAAACCACTATTATTAATTACCATTTCTGCTAATTTGCTATTTGGTATTTGATAAACTGTGGTGTCTGCTGCTCTTACTCTTGTTGATCTAAAACCAACTTCTTCTACAGTACCTGTAACTTCTCCTGCAGAAATCCAATCATCAATATGAAAAGGTTTATCTAAAAATATGGCCACAGTACCTATAAAGTTTTTTACAGTGTCTTGAGATGCTAACGCAAAAGCCAAACCACCAATAGTGGCACCTGCTAAAATGGTTGTTGTATCTACACCAAATAATTGTAAGACTTTAAAGAAACCAAAAATTAAAACAACGCCTGTTAGTAAATTATTTAAAATTGGCACTAATTGATCATCTAATCTATTGTCTGTTTTTGAGGTAAACTCTTCATAAATTTTCATAATAACCTTAACCAGTTTTAAGAAAACGTAAATCCAAAATACTGTTTCTGCAATATTTATAGCTAAAAACACCCATTTATTTACAGTTAAAGAAAATTGTAAAGACGGGAAAATGTTATCAATAAATTTTACAGCAACTAACAAACTTATAGGATGTGCTAATTTTTTTAATACAGTATTTATGGCTAAACTAGAATTACTTTTGGTTATATAATGTTGTAGTTTTTGTAAAATAGTATAAGTAATCTTCTTAAAAATTATAAAGATTAAAATAGCTAAAATGAACATAATAATTACCGCTGCAAACTGCCATAGTTCTACACCTAATACTTTAGTATAACCAGAATTGGGAATAAAATCTTGAAATTTATTTACATACCAAGGAAAAACTTCTTTGTAAATTCTATCTATACTTGCTACAGTTTCTGAAGAATAATACCAACTATTTTCTACCTTTTCTACATAGATACTTGGCATTCTTTGGGGAAACAAAACATACCTTTCTTTTGAGTTATAATCTAAAGTATCTTTATAATTAGCGTTTGTTGGTAGTCTATTAAAATCGATAAATAAACCCTTACCATCTAAAACTTTTTTAATTTTTATTGCTTTTTCTATTGCTTTTTTTTCGGGTAAACCTAAGATAGTTTTTGCGGCTTTTTTTGGCTCATAAGAATCGTTTTGCAAAAAATATATATGCGTATAAACTGTTGATTTTGGACTACTTAAATCTACTTTTACAATCTCTTGCGCATTTACTAAAAAGGATAAAAAATATATTAAAACAAGTAGTTTTTTCATAAGAGTAATTTGTTAAACAGCTGTTAAATAATATAACAAATTTAAACCTTTTAATTTTTTTGATGTCAAAGAAGCGTAACAAAAAAACAATTTATATTATGAAAAAATTAATAGGCATATTCGTTTTAGTATTCGTTTTTACTTTAACAACACAAGCACAGAAAAAAAGAGGATATAAAAAAGCACAAATGACTGTTGAACAACATACAGATTTAGCCGTTAAGAGAATGACTTTAGCTTTAGATTTATCTGACAAGCAACAAAATCAAATTAAACCTTTGATTAAAGCTCAAGCAGAAGAAAGAAAAGCAGGAATGGAAAAAAGAAAAGAGGCTAGAAAAAGTGATACTAAGCCAACAGCTGATGAAATGTATGCAATGCAAAGCAAACGTTTAGACGCTCAAATTGCATTTAAAAGCAATATGAAAAAAATCTTAAATGATGAACAATTTGCAAAATTTGAAAAAATGAACAAAGGCAGAAAAATGAAAGGGAAAAAGAATAAAAAAGATATGAAAGAGAGAAGAATGGCTAGAGAAAAATAAAAGTAACTGATTTGGTTGATTGGTTTATATATGGCTCAATTTCCTTTCGAGGGAATTGGGCTTTTTTTTATGCTCTTAAATCAACATACTAATCTTTACTTACCCAAAAAAGTTTTTAGATCTCTTTTCTTAGCTTGATATTTTCTTTCGTAAAATTAAGACTGATTACTACTCTTTAAACCAACTCGAATACTTTAAATAATTATTGGCTATTCTATCAATTTCTCCAGAAATTAATTCTTCTGAAATGTCTTTTACTTTTTTAGCGGGTACACCTGCATAAATACTACCACTTTCTACTTTTGTGTTTTTAGTAACTACTGCACCTGCTGCAATTATAGAATTCGATTCTATAATGCAATCATCCATAATAATTGAACCCATACCTACTAAAACATTATCGTGAATTGTACAACCGTGCACAATTGCATTATGCCCAATAGAAACATTATTACCAATTGTGGTAGGCGATTTTTGATAAGTTGCGTGTATTACTGCTCCATCTTGAATATTAACTTTATTACCAATTTTAATAAAATGTACATCTCCTCTAATTACAGCATTAAACCATATAGAACAATCTGAACCTAAAGAAACTTCGCCTAAAATAGTAGCGTTTTCTGCGATATAACAATCTTCTGGTATTTGTGGATGATTTCCTCTTACTGATTTTATGATAGGCATATTCTTTTGGCTTTTAGTTTAGCAGTAAATGTAAAAATTAAAAAAATACCTCAATAGAAATTTAATGAAAAATCAAATTAATTCCAATAATTTTGA contains:
- a CDS encoding gamma carbonic anhydrase family protein: MPIIKSVRGNHPQIPEDCYIAENATILGEVSLGSDCSIWFNAVIRGDVHFIKIGNKVNIQDGAVIHATYQKSPTTIGNNVSIGHNAIVHGCTIHDNVLVGMGSIIMDDCIIESNSIIAAGAVVTKNTKVESGSIYAGVPAKKVKDISEELISGEIDRIANNYLKYSSWFKE
- a CDS encoding branched-chain amino acid aminotransferase codes for the protein MTSSIEIQRVKSSKIASVDFDNLPFGSVYSDHMLTCDFVNGKWQEPKIVPFAPITLDPSAKIFHYGQSIFEGMKAYKDTDENVMLFRPLENCKRLNKSAERLVIPQIPEDIFMDGLKALLEVDSDWIPTNDGSSLYIRPFMFASGTGFHASPADAYKFIICSAPSGPYFAGKVKVLIEEKYARAANGGVGYAKAGGNYAAQFYPTQLAIDKGYNQVIWTDDNSHQFIEEAGAMNIFVRINDTLITSPTSDRILDGITRKSILQIAEDNGIDTEIRKISVGEVVEAAKDGSLKEMFGAGTAAVISPISGFGYNDNDFDLPELENPYAAQLKKLITDIQTNKSEDPYGWRVML
- a CDS encoding Spy/CpxP family protein refolding chaperone, with product MKKLIGIFVLVFVFTLTTQAQKKRGYKKAQMTVEQHTDLAVKRMTLALDLSDKQQNQIKPLIKAQAEERKAGMEKRKEARKSDTKPTADEMYAMQSKRLDAQIAFKSNMKKILNDEQFAKFEKMNKGRKMKGKKNKKDMKERRMAREK
- a CDS encoding mechanosensitive ion channel family protein, with protein sequence MKKLLVLIYFLSFLVNAQEIVKVDLSSPKSTVYTHIYFLQNDSYEPKKAAKTILGLPEKKAIEKAIKIKKVLDGKGLFIDFNRLPTNANYKDTLDYNSKERYVLFPQRMPSIYVEKVENSWYYSSETVASIDRIYKEVFPWYVNKFQDFIPNSGYTKVLGVELWQFAAVIIMFILAILIFIIFKKITYTILQKLQHYITKSNSSLAINTVLKKLAHPISLLVAVKFIDNIFPSLQFSLTVNKWVFLAINIAETVFWIYVFLKLVKVIMKIYEEFTSKTDNRLDDQLVPILNNLLTGVVLIFGFFKVLQLFGVDTTTILAGATIGGLAFALASQDTVKNFIGTVAIFLDKPFHIDDWISAGEVTGTVEEVGFRSTRVRAADTTVYQIPNSKLAEMVINNSGLRLYRRYNTNLGLRYDTPPELIEAFVNGVRIIIKEHPETKSDSYNVEFTGFGDSALLVMMNVYFKSLAWGTEQSSKHRLHMAILKLAAELGVEFAFPSTTVTIEQFPDKSNLSPKYNTDKEKIKKSLDKVLENFRNDTPPENTPES
- a CDS encoding endonuclease/exonuclease/phosphatase family protein, with amino-acid sequence MKRFFKFIFRFFLLLIIACVVFFFWASSSTLKESEYEKLTEINVDYQTENDSVFSIVTYNIGYLSGMTNNLPVAKPKSLFDANLQKVLSEIKRINPDIIAFQEIDYDASRSYNINQEEEIANLGYGFRAKAVNWDKRYLPFPYWPISMHFGKVVSGQSVISKYPLKDQQRFVLQRVADAPFHRNAFYLERLAQIVKVTLNKREVVLINVHLEAFDKGTRVKQFDEVLKLFNQYKEKYPTILLGDFNSEARDKDAIIQKMFALKDVGNAAFNKSAIENTFNSKAPFKRIDYIFYTKNSIEYISGKVLNEFEQASDHLPVFMEFKLKD
- the mnmD gene encoding tRNA (5-methylaminomethyl-2-thiouridine)(34)-methyltransferase MnmD produces the protein MKREIIITSDGSTSIHLPDWNEQYHSKHGAIQEAYHVFINAGLEHFYDDFITNSDKKEDEISILEIGFGTGLNTFITFLEGKKKSLKVNYVGVEAYPVLDDEIEKLNYVSELKVKEYQPEFDKIHSVSWDKRHQISDTFKLTKRKQFFEHIEDENKIDLIYFDAFGATNQPELWTEAIFLKMFKALKKEGILTTYSAKGSVRRAMQAVGFTVERLAGPPGKREMLRATKK
- a CDS encoding DUF4920 domain-containing protein — protein: MKNLIKFCAVFLLVFTACKNGKEEKTTEVKEEKLAMNFDSFGDKITSDKAMSSDEMLAKFNTLSVGDTVNVKFASKINEVCSKKGCWMKLPVGETETMVRFKDYGFFMPLDSKDREVIVEGKAFLKETSVDELKHYAEDAGKSEEEIAKITAPKKEFAFEANGVLMKK